The following is a genomic window from Motilibacter rhizosphaerae.
TCGTGGTCGGCGGCGGGGTCGTCGCCTGCGAGCTCGCACTGGCGTGGCAGGGGCTGGGCTCGACCGTCACGCTGCTCGTCCGCGACCAGGGCCTCCTCGGCCGGCTGGAGCCCTTCGCCGGCGAGCTCGTCCTCGCGGGGCTGCGCGAGCACGGCGTCGACGTCCGGCTCGGGGTCAGCGTCGAGTCCGCCCGCCGCGAGGACGGCGAGGTGGTCCTCGGGCTCGCCGGCGGCGGTGAGGTGCGCGCGGCGGAGGTGCTCGTCGCGACGGGCCGGCGGCCGCGTACCCGCGACGTGGGGCTCGAGTCCGTCGGGATCGACCCGGAGCACGCCGTCGAGGTCGACGACACGCTGCGGGTCCCGGGCTCGGACTGGCTGTACGCCGTCGGAGACGTCAACGGCCGCAACCTGCTCACGCACATGGGCAAGTACCAGGCCCGGGCGTGCGGAGACGCGATCGCGGCGCGAGCGCGCGGCGAGCAGCTCACCGGCGAGCGCTGGGCGAGGACGTCCGCGAGCGCCGACGCCGCGGCGACCCCGTCGGTGGTGTTCACCGTGCCCGAGGTGGCGTCGGTGGGGCTGACCCTCGCCGAGGCCCAGTCCCGCGGCCTGCGCGTGCGCGCGGTCGACTACGAGCTGGGTTCCGTCGCCGGCGCCTCGCTGCTCGCCGACGGCTACTCCGGGACGGCGCGCCTGGTCGTCGACGAGGACCGGCGCGTCGTCGTGGGCGCGACGTTCGTCGGCGCGGGCGTCGCCGAGCTGCTCCACTCGGCCACCGTCGCCGTCGTCGGCGAGGTGCCGCTGGAGCGCCTGTGGCACGCGGTGCCGTCCTACCCGACCATGAGCGAGGTGTGGCTCCGGCTGCTGGAGGCGTACGGCCTCTAGGGTGCGGTAACCTCGCTCCTGCTGGAGGC
Proteins encoded in this region:
- a CDS encoding dihydrolipoyl dehydrogenase family protein; translated protein: MSDQTGAPQSGGGSSSVVETDVVVIGGGPAGENAADRAVQGGLQAVLVEGELLGGECSYWACMPSKALLRDTQVLSEARALPGARAALSGQLDVAAVLARRTSFTSDWDDAGQVSWADGAGISVLRGHGRLSGEREVTVETAEGVRTLRARHAVVLATGSTAVVPGTFADVQPWTSREATSAKEPPASLVVVGGGVVACELALAWQGLGSTVTLLVRDQGLLGRLEPFAGELVLAGLREHGVDVRLGVSVESARREDGEVVLGLAGGGEVRAAEVLVATGRRPRTRDVGLESVGIDPEHAVEVDDTLRVPGSDWLYAVGDVNGRNLLTHMGKYQARACGDAIAARARGEQLTGERWARTSASADAAATPSVVFTVPEVASVGLTLAEAQSRGLRVRAVDYELGSVAGASLLADGYSGTARLVVDEDRRVVVGATFVGAGVAELLHSATVAVVGEVPLERLWHAVPSYPTMSEVWLRLLEAYGL